AGTTTCAACCTGGGCAGCGGCAACCTCGGCAGCTACAACCTGGGCAGCGGCAACCTCGGCAGCTACAACCTGGGCAGCGGCAACAAGGGCGACACCAACTTTGGCCTGGGCAACATCGGCAGCACAAACTTTGGTGGCGGGAATGCGGGCAGCCAGAACTTGGGCTCCGGTAATGCCGGTAACTCAAACCTTGGCAGCGGCAACACCGGCGACGCGAACTTTGGCCTCGGCAACACCGGCAACTCTAACGTTGGCAGTGGAAACACCGGCTCCGGCAACGTCGGCGGCGGCAACCTTGGCAACGCGAACGTCGGCTATGGAAATCTTGGTAGCAATAACATCGGTTTTGGGAACAAGGGCAACAACAACATCGGCTTCGGGCTATCCGGCGACAACCAGATCGGCATCAATTTCCACGCGCTGAACAGCGGCAGCGGAAACATTGGCCTGTTCAACTCCGGCAACGACAACATCGGTTTCTTCAACTCCGGTGACGACAACTGGGGCATCGCGAACTCGGGCCTCGGCGTTGGGCCGTTGAGCGTCGAGTTCGGCACCTCGGGCGTCTACAACACGGGCATCGGAAGCTCGGGGTTCCTCAACACCGGTCTCGGAAACTCCGGCAGCTACAGCACCGGCCTGTTCAACTCGGGCGCCACGAACACGGGCCTGTTCAACTCGGGCACTACCAACACCGGCCTGTTCAACTCCGGCGACACCAACACCGGGCTGTTCAACTCGGGCGACACGAACACGGGCCTCTTTAACGCGGGCTCCACGAACTTTGGCAGCTTCAATGGCGGCAGCATCAACTCGGGCGGCTTCAACTCGGGCGACATAAACAGCGGCTACGGGAACTCGGGCGGCGTCAACACCGGCTTGCTCAACGGGGGCAATCTGAACACCGGACCGGCCAGCCCCTACAACCAAAATGTGCTGAACTCCGGCTTCTCCAACTCCGGCTCGGGCTTTGGCCACGGAGGCGTCAACCAATCGGGCTTCGCGAATCAGGGCTTCAATAACTCCGGCATCGATTCCGGCGACAACATTGATCAGACTATCGGTGGCAAAACGTTCGTCGGCACCATCAACTCCGCCGGCTTCGAAATCCATGCCAACTATGCTTCCGGCTTCCTGAACGCGGGCGCCTACAGCTCGGGCTTCCGGAACACCGGCCCCACCTACATCGGCCCCGCCCACATATCGGGCTTCGCCAACAGCTCTGGACAGTACATCTCGGGCCTGTTCAACGCGGCCACACTCAACCCGGGCGTCGTGGAAACCTTTAACTCGGGCATCGGGAACCTGGGCAACCAGGTATCGGGGCTCTTCAACGCGCAGAATCAGGAATCGGGCGTGTTCCACTGACACCAAGGCGCCCACAAGCAAGGCTGCTGGTGACACCAGTACGCCAATGTGCCTGCCGCACGGGCGAAGTCGGCACGACGGGGTCAGTCGGACGCGGCTTACTGGAAATCCGCACCGCCTACGCACCACCGGCCCAACCGAATTCACCGTTGCGTGTGCGGCGTCGCGGTCGTCCGGCGGCTTTCGCGAGTTGGTCGGAGGGGCGGCGTCGAGCGACCGATCATCTTGGGCTACAACGGCTTCAGCGGCCGTCGCGGTGACCTTCGGCGCGTCATTTACGGCAGGACACTTGCGCGTATAGCAAGGGTTTGTTCGCAATTTTTTACTGGACGCTAATGGGCGCTCTGCATAACGTGACGTTGCAATCAGAAGCCCTGCGGGGCGACGCCCTTCGATCACTGATTCTAGTGGAAGGACGGACGATGTCGTCCTGTGAACGTCCTGCGAATGCGCTACCGGAGACCTGGGCGGCGATCTCTGGAGTCGAGCACCATGCCTGACCTCCATGATCTGCACCGCCAGTGCACTGTGGTGAGTGACGGCGGTGAGAGATGATGGTGGCCCCGGTCGAGACGGTTACCGTCTTGTTCACCGATCTGGTCGATTCGACCGCGCTGGCGTCGCGGGTGGGTCCGGAGCGCGCTGAGGAGCTTCGGGTCGAACATTTCCGGCTGCTGCGCGAAGCGATCGTCGGCGCCAACGGGTTCGAGGTCAAGAACACCGGCGACGGGGTGATGGTGGTATTGCCGTCGGCGGCCGCTGCGGTCGAATGCGCCCAAGCGATCCAGCAGCGTCACGAGCTGCGCAACCGCCACGCCGCTGAAGAGCTGTTGGTGCGGGTCGGGATCAGCATGGGCGATGCGACGCGCTCGGAGGGGGACGTGTTCGGTCCCCCGGTGGTGGAGGCGGCGCGGTTGTGCGCCAAGGCGAATCCGGGTCAGGTGTTGTTGTCGGAGGTGACCCGGGTGATGGTGGGTCGTCGGGGCGAGCACACCTTCCGTTCGGTGGGGGATCTCGAACTGAAGGGGTTGCCCGAGCCGGTGGCGGCGTGCGAGCTGGTGTGGGCGTCGCTGGCGGCGGCGACGACTCCGTTGCCGCCGCGCTTACAGGTGCTGCCGTTGACCCCCTACGTGGGCCGCGAAGGCATCCGTGCCCGGTTGTCGCAGGTGCGCCAGCTCGCCATCGACGGGGCTCGCCAGGTGGTGCTGATCACCGGAGAGCCCGGCATCGGCAAGACGCGGTTGGCCACGCACGTGGCCTCGGAGGCTCACGCCGAAGGCGCCACGGTGCTTTTCGGTCATTGCGACGAGGAGCTGATGGCGTCGTATCAGCCCTGGGTGCAGGCGCTGCGCGACCTGGTTGAGCACGCCCCGATGGAGGTGCTGGCCCAGCACGTGGGTGAGCACGGCGGCGAATTGTGCCGGCTGGTGCCCGAGCTGGCGCGCCGGCTGCCCAACGTGCCGGCCCCGCGGGTGAGCGACCGGGAGACGGAGCGCTGCCTGTTGTTCGGGGCCGTCGTCGGGCTGCTGGGGTGCGCGGCGGCCCAGGGGCTTTTGGTCGTGCTGCTGCTTGATGATCTGCACTGGGCCGACAAACCCTCCCTCGCACTCTTGAAGCACGTGGTGGCGCACGTGGTGCAAGCGCGGCTGTTGCTTTTGTGCACCTATCGCGACAGCGACATCGATGCGAATCATCCGCTCAGCGCGTTGCTGGCTGATCTGCGTCGTGAAGCCGGTGTGGAGTGGGTGGCGCTGCAGGGCTTGGCGCAGCAGGAGGTGGAGTCGCTGATAGCGGCCGCCGCGGGCCATGAGCTCACCG
This is a stretch of genomic DNA from Mycobacterium lacus. It encodes these proteins:
- a CDS encoding PPE family protein codes for the protein MNFSVLPPEVNSALMFAGAGSGPMLAAADAWDGLAGDLQSAARGFSSVTSGLADQFWQGSAARAMTGVAESYAAWLNGAATQAEQVSRQAKAVAAVFDAARAATVHPSVVVANRSDLVSLVASNLFGQNAPAIAAAEATYEQMWAQDVAAMSGYYAEASAAVASLAPWGAASQGIYIYVPFLDGTINLTLGNIGALNVGLGNIGNLNLGSGNSGSYNLGTGNFGNLNLGSGNGSSGRGLSGAQLPGSFNLGSGNLGSYNLGSGNLGSYNLGSGNKGDTNFGLGNIGSTNFGGGNAGSQNLGSGNAGNSNLGSGNTGDANFGLGNTGNSNVGSGNTGSGNVGGGNLGNANVGYGNLGSNNIGFGNKGNNNIGFGLSGDNQIGINFHALNSGSGNIGLFNSGNDNIGFFNSGDDNWGIANSGLGVGPLSVEFGTSGVYNTGIGSSGFLNTGLGNSGSYSTGLFNSGATNTGLFNSGTTNTGLFNSGDTNTGLFNSGDTNTGLFNAGSTNFGSFNGGSINSGGFNSGDINSGYGNSGGVNTGLLNGGNLNTGPASPYNQNVLNSGFSNSGSGFGHGGVNQSGFANQGFNNSGIDSGDNIDQTIGGKTFVGTINSAGFEIHANYASGFLNAGAYSSGFRNTGPTYIGPAHISGFANSSGQYISGLFNAATLNPGVVETFNSGIGNLGNQVSGLFNAQNQESGVFH